TCGCGAATGCTAGTCATGGCCTATTATCCAGATTGGGTGGGGTCTACTTTCCCGCCTACGAGGATTGATTTCAAACGCGTGGATTGGATCGATTTTGCGTTCGCTGTACCAACAGAAGATTTTAGTTTGACCTGGGACGATCCAACTGGGCCCACTCTCTTGGAGGATCTGGTTTCTTCCGCCCATTCAATGGGTGCAAAAGTGAAGCTTAGTATTGGAGGGTGGACCGGAAGCAAGTGGGTGGATTTCTGTGCTAATGTTGCAAACTTTAACTCACTCTCAATCCCAGACACTTCTCATCCGCTGTGGCGACCCCTGATAGCAGAGTTTTATTTGCCCAGAACATTTTAGCTGTCTACCTTCAATACTCATTAGATGGCATAGAAATCGACTGGGAATATCCTGGACAGGCAGGCTCGCCTGGAAACAAATTCCATCCCGACGATACGGCTaattttttattatttttaaATATTTTACGCACTGTCCTACCACCTGTCGCCCGCATTACAGCAGCGGTAGAGCCAACGCCTTTTGTTGATGCCGCAGGTAGACCTTTGACTGATGTAGAGGAGTTTAGCAAAGTGTTGGACTGGGTTTTGATAATGAACTATGACATCTGGGGGTGTAAGTAACTGTTTCTCTCGCAACATAATTGACTTATGGCAGACATTCAAAGCATCTTCTCATCCCGGTCCAAATGCTCCATTGTATGATGCATGCGAAAATTCTACCCAGCCAGACGCCAGTGCGGCTGGAGCCTATGATGCTTGGACAAAAGCAAACTTTCCCACCTCCAAACTTGTACTTGGGTTACCGTCCTATGGATATATCTCCTCATCGACCGAGGCTCGACTTCGAACTCGATCGAAAAcgaaagcaaagaaaacaaaatccgGTAAAATTGTTGGCGATGACGGTGATTCGGAAGGTCAAGTACAGTTTAATGAGCTCGTTCAGCAAGGGGTTCTTTTACGCTCTGGTAACGATTCATTCCATTATGAAGTCAACGCCGAATCAGGATTTGAAGGTTTATGGGATGGATGTTCAGAGACGCCATATCTGCGATCATCGATTTTCAATCAAGTGATAACGTATGATAACCCTACTTCACTCGCTATGAAGGCGGCTTTTGCGAAGAAGGTCGGCATGTTGGGCAtcaatctgtttgatattcATGGTGACACTGATCGTTGGGATTTGTTGGATTCCATACGCTATGCATTGGAATTACTTTAGAGAAACTGAAACAAAGATTACAATCTACTTTCAAAATCTCTCCAGAAGGACTACGTGCGATAATTTAAAGATCAAATCTACTTGAGCCTTGAAGCTCTGGTCATATACAGTGTGCGCAAGTGAGTCTGGGGTAAGATTGACTAATTATAGCATACGGCCCGATGAGCCGCGGCGTGACTAGTGTGTGACAAGCATGTTTGAACACAATTTCTAGGTGATGTTCCCCGGTCAACAACTATGCCTCGTGCTATAGATTTATTATCTGCAGCGCCCGTCCCAAGTATCTCTTCACGTTATACACTGCAAGGGATACGTAACATCGCACACTCTAGCCTAATATCCTATCATATCTTCTTTCATCGCTCCAAGGACGCCCATGACTGTGCTCTCAAAACCTTAAACTTGTTGGATCCCAACTGCTGAACCCGCACACGCGACTTGTATCACCAATTATCACCAATCAGACTAACCTACCAGCTTAAATgggaaaaaagggaaaaggaaaacagaAGCAAGATGAGAAACTGGCAACTGGTAATGATAATGCTACTCTACTTCAACCACCATTAGCCACGGAGGGCGCTAATGTGCCCATGATGGACATCGGTAGGTTATCTTTC
The sequence above is a segment of the Psilocybe cubensis strain MGC-MH-2018 chromosome 4, whole genome shotgun sequence genome. Coding sequences within it:
- a CDS encoding Chitinase A1; translated protein: MAYYPDWVGSTFPPTRIDFKRVDWIDFAFAVPTEDFSLTWDDPTGPTLLEDLVSSAHSMGAKVKLSIGGWTGSKHFSSAVATPDSRVLFAQNILAVYLQYSLDGIEIDWEYPGQAGSPGNKFHPDDTANFLLFLNILRTVLPPVARITAAVEPTPFVDAAGRPLTDVEEFSKVLDWVLIMNYDIWGSSSHPGPNAPLYDACENSTQPDASAAGAYDAWTKANFPTSKLVLGLPSYGYISSSTEARLRTRSKTKAKKTKSGKIVGDDGDSEGQVQFNELVQQGVLLRSGNDSFHYEVNAESGFEGLWDGCSETPYLRSSIFNQVITYDNPTSLAMKAAFAKKVGMLGINLFDIHGDTDRWDLLDSIRYALELL